TGCGAGCAGAACCCTCAACAAAAGACGTCCCAGCAATATCAAGATGCGCCCATTTAGCATCACCAACGAATTGCCGCAAGAATTCTGCCGCCGAACAAGTGCCAGCCGCACCTTTTGGTAATCCAGTACTCTTTAGATCCGCATACTGAGATTTCAGATGATCTTTTAGCTCGGGATAACTTGGAAGTCGCCAAGCCCGATCATCGGTTTTTTCAGCAGACTTTAATATTTGATTCGCCAACTGATCATCATTTGAGATAAGGCCAGTATAATCATAGCCAAGAGCAACAACGCAAGCTCCTGTCAACGTCGCTAGATCAATAATATATTTTGGTTTATAGTTCTTAGAAACATAGCCCAGTGCATCAGCTAAAACAAGACGGCCTTCGGCATCCGTATTTCCAATCTCAACAGTTTTGCCAAGATAACTCTTAAAAACATCGCCTGGCTTATATGCACCAGAACCAATCGCATTCTCTGCCATAGCACAAACAAATAATAAATTCTTTTTCAGATTTAACGAAACTACATTTTTAAGTGTTCCAACGACGGCAGCTGCGCCACCCATGTCGGTACGCATTGTTTCCATGTATCCTGTTGGCTTTAAATTAAGTCCACCTGTATCAAAAGTAATGCCTTTGCCTACAAGCGCGGTATAATCCTTTGATTTTGGATCTCCCTTATAGCGAACGATAATTAGTTTTGGTGGATATTTGCTTCCTTTGTTTACCGCTAAATGTAAATGTAGCCCTTTTTTCTTTAAGTCTTTTTCATTTAGAATTTCTAACGAAATATTCTTTTTGCCCTTAATAAGTGATTTTATTACCTGCTCAATAAAGATCGATGTTACAGTATCAGCATTATCATTAACCAAATCGCGAGCAAAATTCACACCTTCACAGACTACAACGAATTCTCGATATATTTTCTTTGGAACAACATTGATATTTACTTTTTTCTTTTCTAACTTTGAAGACTCTGAAATGTATTTTTTCCACTGATAGGATCCAAGCTCTATCCCCTCGACATAACTACGAATGCTTTCATCAGAATTGTCATGAACAATACAGTTGATATTTTTTGCTTTCTTAAGATATGTTGAAAGCATTAGCTGCCTTACCGCAATTCTTAAAATCGGTAAAGTTAGCTCTTTTTGCTTGCCAAGCCCAACGAACAAATACAAATTCTTTTGTGTTGCCATCGGAAAAATCTCATGCAACGATGCAGAAAATTTCTTCGACATTAAAAGAAGATTTATATGCTTTTGAATCTCGCTTGGAATTTTAAGCGTTTGAACTTTTTTAATCTGATCTTCGGTTAAAAAAATAACATGTTCAGATGCTGATGATGTCTTTGAAAATGTGATCACGAATCAACCTTTCTATTTACGTTTTTCTATTGGGATGTAGTCTCGTTGTGTCTCGCCGATATAAATTTGTCTCGGACGATTAATCCTTAAAATTTCAGAATCGCGCATTTCCATCCATTGTGCAATCCATCCTGGCATGCGTGCCATGGAAAACATAACAGGCGCCATGTCTACAGGGATACCAATTGCGCTATAAATAATACCACTATAAAAATCAACATTTGGATAAAGCTTTCTTTCAACAAAAAAGTCATCCTTAAGCGCAATCTCTTCTAGTTTCATTGCAATTTCTAAAAGTGGGTCATGGATACCAAGACGCTCCAACAAAACATCCGCACGTTTTTTGATAATACGAGCGCGTGGATCATAATTTTTATACACACGGTGCCCGAATCCCATTAATCGCGTTTTGCTATCGCGATCCTTAACTTTCGTGATAAATTTCTTAACATCTCCACCACTACGTTGAATCTTTTCAAGCATTTCGGTTACCTTTTGATTCGCGCCACCGTG
The Candidatus Omnitrophota bacterium DNA segment above includes these coding regions:
- a CDS encoding leucyl aminopeptidase, which produces MITFSKTSSASEHVIFLTEDQIKKVQTLKIPSEIQKHINLLLMSKKFSASLHEIFPMATQKNLYLFVGLGKQKELTLPILRIAVRQLMLSTYLKKAKNINCIVHDNSDESIRSYVEGIELGSYQWKKYISESSKLEKKKVNINVVPKKIYREFVVVCEGVNFARDLVNDNADTVTSIFIEQVIKSLIKGKKNISLEILNEKDLKKKGLHLHLAVNKGSKYPPKLIIVRYKGDPKSKDYTALVGKGITFDTGGLNLKPTGYMETMRTDMGGAAAVVGTLKNVVSLNLKKNLLFVCAMAENAIGSGAYKPGDVFKSYLGKTVEIGNTDAEGRLVLADALGYVSKNYKPKYIIDLATLTGACVVALGYDYTGLISNDDQLANQILKSAEKTDDRAWRLPSYPELKDHLKSQYADLKSTGLPKGAAGTCSAAEFLRQFVGDAKWAHLDIAGTSFVEGSAR